The following is a genomic window from Amycolatopsis acidiphila.
GGACAGCCTGACCGTCCGCTCCCCCACCTGGTACTCGACCGGTTCGCCGTTCTTGGGCACGGGACTCACCGTAGCCGCCATTGCGGCGCGAGGACGGACATCACGACCGCGTGGTGCCGCTTTCCTTCCCAGCACAAGGCGTCCCGCAGCACTCCCTCGGCCACGAACCCGCATTTCTCGTACGCCCGCCGGGCCCGCGAGTTGAAGTCGTACACCTCGAGCGACACCCGGTGCAGGCCCACGGTCTCGAACGCGAACTCGAGCACCAGCCGCGTCGCTTCCGTGCCGTAGCCCCTGCCGACGGCGCCGGGGGCGAGCGCGATCCGGAACGCGGCCGACTCGTTGTCGGCGTCTATGTCGTTGAGCGCCAGATCGCCGAGGAACCGGCCGTCCTCGCGGTGCGTGACCGCCCAGTCCGCACGGCCGTCCTGCTCGGGCCTGCTCTCCAGCCACCGCGCCAGCAACGGCTCGGTGAACCGCGCGTGCGTGCCGGTCAGCCGGCGGACCTCCGGGTCCCGCACGGTTTTCAGCACGTCGTCGAGATGACTGCCGTCGAGCTGGCGCAGGATCACGTTCGGCCCGGTCAGCTCGGGCTGGGGCCGGAAGGCGTCGAGGTTCACCCCGCAACCCGAGCACGACGCCGGCCGCCGCGCCACCCCATATACCGTGGAGGCCATGCCCCGCCGGACCAAGCTGATCATCGCGCTCGCCGTGCTCGCGGTGCTCGTCGCCGCGGCGTTCGTGGTGCCCGTGCCCACGCCGGCACAGCTGCGCGACTGGGCGGCGGGTGCTGGCCCGGCCACGGCATTCCTGTTCCTCGCGGCGTACTCGCTGCTCACCGTGGCACCCGTCCCGCGCACGGTGTTCAACCTCGCCGCCGGGCTGTTGCTCGGCACGGTCGCGGGCGTCGCCGTGTCGATCACCGCCACCGCGATCTCCGGGATGCTCGGCTTCGGCCTCGCCCGGCTGCTCGGGCGCGACCTCGTTTCCCGGCACCTGCAGCGGAAAGCGGTGCGCACGGTGGACGAACGGCTCGCCGACGGCGGCGTTCTCGCGGTCGCCTCGCTGCGCCTGATCCCCGTCGTGCCGTTCGCGCCGTTCGGTTACTGCTGCGGGATCCTGTCCGTGCGCCCGCTGCCCTACCTCGCCGGCACGGTGCTCGGCAGCCTGCCCGGCACGATCGCGGTCGTCGTGCTCGGCGACGCGCTCACCGCCGGCACCCCACCGGCCCTGCTCGCGTGCTACCTCGGGTTCGCGCTGGTGGGAGCCCTCGGAATGATCAAGGTCGTCCGGGGGGCAGCTTACGGAAGCCGCACGAAGCAGCCCGCTACACTCGACCCGGTGCGCGGGGAGGGTGTGCGTGCTCGATCAGACCAAGAAATGCAGGTAGTTTCCGAGGAGTAGTCGCCATCGACACCGGTCAGCTGATCGCAGGGCACTATCGCCTCGTTGAGCACATTGGCAGCGGCGCCATGGGCGTCGTGTGGCGCGCGGTCGACGAGCGCCTCGAACGCGCGGTGGCGGTGAAGCAGATTCTCGCCCAGCCGGGGATGTCCGAGGCCGAGCGCAGCAGCATGCGCCAACGGGCGATGCGCGAGGCGAAGAACGCCGCGCGCTTCCAGCATCCCAACGCGATCGTCGTGTTCGACGTGGCGGAGCAGGACGGCGATCCGTGCCTGGTCATGGAGTACCTGCCGTCGAAGAGCCTCTCGGCGGTGATCGCCGAGCAGGGCACGCTCCCGCTGGCACAGGTCGCGCGGATCGGCGAGCAGGTCGCGGCCGCGATCGTCGCCGCGCACCGGGCCGGCATCGTGCACCGGGACATCAAGCCCGCGAACATCCTCATCGACGAGCACGGCACCGCGAAGATCACCGACTTCGGCATCTCGCGCGCCGCCGGTGACCTCACGCTGACGCAGACCGGGCTGATCGGCGGCACCCCGGCGTACCTCGCGCCGGAGCTCGCCCGCGGCTCGGACCCGTCGCCGGCGTCCGACGTGTTCTCCCTCGGTGCCACGCTGTACCACGCGCTGGAGGGCCAGCCGCCGTACGGCAACAGCACCAACCAGCTCGCGCTGCTCTACACGGCGGCGAACGGGCAGGTCATCCCGCCGCACCAGTCCGGCAAGGCGACCGCGCTGCTGATGAGCCTGCTGCGCATCGAGCCGGACGAGCGCCCGAGCATGGCCGAGGCGCGGGACAGGCTGGCCGCGCTCGCCGCGGGCGAGCCGGAGGCCAACGCGGGCACCCTGGTGTCGCCGCCGCTGTACAACTCGGGCCGCCAGCCCGCCGCGATGCCGATGGCCGAGGCGCCACCCGCGTCGGCCGAGCGGCCGCCCTGGCAGCGCACGACGGCCGCGGTCGCCGCCGCGCCGCAGCGTTCCCCGCGCACCCCGACCGCGGCGTTCATCCCGCCCGCGCGTCCCGCGGGGCAGGGCAGCTCGTCCCCGGCCGCGGCCCGGCGCAAGGGCATCGTCATCGGGTCCGTCGCGGCCGCGGTCGTGGTGGTCGGCGTCGTGCTGTTCCTGGTGCTCAACTCGGGCGGCTCGGACGGCGGCACCTCCGCCCAGTCGCTACCGGACGGCGGCGTGCCCAGCTCGGCCCCCTCGTCGGCCCCATCCACCCCGGTCAACGCCGCACCGCTCGGGCAGACCCAGAACACCGGCGGCACCCCGAACTACGGCCAGGCCGGCAACATGGTGAAGACCTACCTCGACGCGGCGGGCAGCCCGAGCACGTGGAACCTGCTGACGCCGGGCGCGCAGGCGGCGTACGGTTCCCAGCAGGCGTTCCAGGCCTACTGGGCCGCGCACAAGATCGACTCCTACAAGTCGATCCTCGCCGACGCCGGGCCGAACGCCGACGGCTCGGTGGACATGTACGTGACGATCAACGGCAACCGGGTGCACTGGCGAGTGGTGAACACCGCTGAGGGGATGCGCATCGACGCGGACACGCGCATCGGCTGATGGCCTACCGTGGTCGCATGGCCGAGAGCGAGCGCGACCCTCGTTTCGACGAGGACCTGATCGGGCTGGACCCCGAGGATCCCGAGGTCCAGGCGTTCGCCGCACACCTGAACCGGATGCAGCGCTGCGAGCCCGGGTTCACGATCGAGGCCTCCCTCAGCCGCGTCGCCGACTTCGCGGAGTCCTCCAGCCGGGCCGGCGGGCTGCGCTGGTGGGTGGCCGCGACCGTGGCCGTGCTGATCGTCTTCGGTGTGATCTGGGCCTCGTGGGACATCGTCGTGCACGCGGTCCACTGGCTGACCGCCGGGTAACCTGGAGTCATGAAGCCTGTCACCGGAACCACCCCTCGCGTGGTCAAGTCGGAGCAGGAATGGCGCCAGGAGCTGGGCCCCGAGGAGTACGCCGTGCTCCGCCAGGCCGCCACCGAGCGGCCGTTCACCGGCGAGTACACCGACACCAAGACCGAGGGCGTCTACGAGTGCCGCGCCTGCGGTGCCGAGCTCTTCTCGAGCGACACCAAGTTCGAGAGCCACTGCGGCTGGCCGTCGTTCTTCGACCCGGCGGACTCCGACGCCGTCCTGATCCGCGAAGACCGCTCGATGGGCATGGTGCGCAAGGAAGTGCTGTGCGCGTCCTGCCACAGCCACCTCGGCCACGTGTTCGAGGGCGAGGGCTACCCGACCCCGACCGACCAGCGGTACTGCATCAACTCCATCTCGCTGCGGCTCACCCCGGCGAGCTGAACTCCGCGCGATCCGCGCCCGGCAGCGGCGGCCCGGTGTCGATGGCCAGCGGGCGCGGTGTCGGCAGATGCGTGGCGCCGAGGTGCAGGACCTCGGCGCCGTGCGCGGCCAGGACGCACGAGCCCGTGCACTACGGCAGGGCGGCGATCAGCTCGGCGGGTGGCACCCGGGTGCCGGTGTAGAACGGGACCTCTTCACGCACGTGCCGCCGCGTCTCGCTGCCGCGCAGGTGCCGCATGAGGTCGACGATCCGGTGCAGCTCGTCCGCCTCGAACGCGAGGATCCACTCGTAGTCGCCCAGGGCGAAGGACGCGACGGTGTTCGCCCGCACGTCGGGGTAGTCGCGCGCCATCTTGCCGTGCTCGGCCAGCATCCGGCGCCGGTCCTCGTCGGGCAGCAGGTACCACTCGTAGGAGCGCACGAACGGGTACACGCAGATGTACTTGCGGGCTTCCTCGCCGGCGAGGAACGCGGGGACGTGGCTCTTGTTGAACTCGGCGGGCCGGTGCAGCGCGAACTGGCTCCAGACCGGGGTGGACACCCGGCCCAGCGGCGTCCGGCGGAATCCGGTGAAGGCGGCCTGCACCTGCTCGGGCTCCTGCGCGTGCCACCAGATCAGGTAGTCCGCGTCGGCCCGCAGCCCGGACACGTCGTAGACGCCGCGCACGACGACGCCCTTGCCCTCCAGCGCGTCCAGGTACTCGGTGGTCTCGCTCGCCGCCGCGCCCCGGTCGTCGGGGAGCCGCCCGGGCTCGACCCGGAACACGGACCAGGCGGTGTAGCGGATGGTGTCGTTGAGCTCGTTGTAGTTCAGGCGCGCCATGTCTTCATTTTGGCACTTCCCGCCCGCTGCCAGGCGCCGAGGTGATGCGGCTCGCGGCCGCTGTCGCCGTCGCGATGCAGGCGGGGATGCCGACACCGTGCAGCGCCGCCCCGGCGATCGCCAGCCCGGGCACCTCGGCCACGGCCCGCTCGACGCGCGCGACGACGCCTAGATGGCCAACACCGTACTGCGGCAGCCCGCCGCCCCAGCGCATCACGTAGGTGTCCAGCGGCTCCGCCGTCACCCCGGTCAGCTCCGCGAGGTCGGCGCGCACGAGCCGGACCAGCTCGTCGTCGTCGGCCCGCAGGGCGCCCGGCTCGCCGAAGCGCCCGACGGATCCGCGCACGAGCAGCGCGCCGTCGTTGAGGTGGGCCCACTTGCGGCTGGAGAACGTGAAGGCCTTCGCCGTGAGCCCTTCGCGGACCCCGATGAGCACGCCGGAGGCATCCGGCACGGCGGCGTCCGGTGGCAGCGCCAGCGCCACGACCGCCATCGAGGCCAGCTCGACCTCGTTCAGCGCGGCAGCCGCCACGGGTACGACGTTCTCCAGCAGCCGGCGCGCCGCCGGTGCAGGGACCGCGAGCAGCACCGCGTCCACGTCCACGGCCTCGTCCACCAGCTCGAGGCGGAACCCGGTGGGCAGGCGCGTCAGCCCGCGCACGAGCGTGTTGCACCGCACGTCGGGCTTCGCCAGCTCCACCAGGCGGTCGACGAGCGTGCCGAGACCGCCGGTCAGGGTGCCGAACACCGGCGCGCCACTGGTCGAGGTGGGGATGAGCGAGGCCGCGGCCTCGGTCAGCGAGTGGGCGCCCTTGTCGATCGCCGAGGCCAGCGCGGGCACCGTCGCCCGCAGGCCCAGCCCGTCGGCGCCGCCCGCGTACACGCCGCCGAGCAACGGGTCGACCAGCCGGTCCACCAGCTCGTCGCCGAAGCGGCCACGCAACAGCTCGCCGAGCGCGACATCGTCGCCGAGACGCACCGGCGGCAGCTCCGGCTCGGCCGCGACCCGGCGGCGCCCCTCTTCCGACAGCACCCCGGCGACGGCCTCGGCCGAGCCCGGCACGCCCATCATCGTGCCGCCGGGCATCGCGACCTGCCGGCCGCCCGCACGGATGGTCGAGCGCGCCTTCGTCGGGTGGGTGAGCCTGTCGCCGAGCCCGGTCTCCTCGACCAGGGCGAGCGCTTCCGGCCTGCGCGCGAGGAACGCCTCCGCGCCGACGTCGTAGGCCTGCCCGGCCAGCTCCACCGTCCGCAGCTTGCCGCCGAGGCTCTCGCCCGACTCGAACACGGTGATCGTGGCGCCGTCGCCGAGCCCGGCCCGCAGCCGGTACGCGGCGGTCACTCCGGAGATGCCGCCACCGACGACCGCTACGTGCGTCACGGCGCCAGCTCGTGCACCAGCCCGACGATCCTGGTCAGCACGTCGGGATCGACCCCGGGCAGCACGCCGTGGCCCAGGTTGAAGATGTGCCCCGCCGCGGCGCGGCCCTCGGCGACGATCCGGCGGACCTCCGCCTCGAGCACCGGCCACGACGCGCCCAGCAGCGCCGGGTCGAGGTTGCCCTGCACGGCGGGCGCGGGCGACCCGTCCGCGGTCAGCCGCCGCACGGCCTCGTCGAGCGGGATCCGCCAGTCGACGCCCACGACGTCGGCGCCCGCCTCGCGCATCGCGGTGAGCAGCTCGCCCGTGCCCACGCCGAAGTGGATCCGCGGCACGTCGTACTCGGCCAGCCCGCCCAGCACCTTCGCCGAGTGCGGCAGCACGAACTCGCGGTACTCACGCAGCGACAGCGCGCCCGCCCAGGAGTCGAACAGCTGCACCGCGTCCGCACCCGCGTCCAGCTGCGCGCGCAGGAAGGTCAGCGCCATGTCCGCGAGGCGCCCGGCCAGCGCGTGCCACAGCTGCGGGTCCGAGCGCATGAGCGCCTTGGTGTGCTCGTAGTTGCGGCTCGGGCCGCCCTCGATGAGATACGACGCGAGGGTGAACGGCGCACCGGCGAAGCCGATCAAGGGCGTCTCGCCCAGCCGCCCGACCAGCAGCCCGACGCCCTCGGCCACCGCGGCGACCTGCGCGGGGTCGAGCACGGGCAGCGCCTCGACGGCCTGCCGGGTGCGGATCGGCGCCGCGACCACGGGCCCGGTGCCGGGCACGATGTCGATGTCGACACCGGCGGCGGACAGGGGGACCACGATGTCGCTGAACAGGATCGCCGCGTCCACCCCGTGCCTGCGGACCGGCTGCAGCGTGATCTCCGCGAGCATCTCGGGGTCGAAGCAGGCCTTGAGCATCGGCACGCCCTCGCGCAGCGCGCGGTACTCGGGCAACGACCGGCCGGCCTGCCGCATGAACCACACCGGGATCCGCGAGGGCCGTCCGCCACGGGCGGCCACCAGCAGCGGGGACTCGGACAGATCGCGCTGGGCCGGCCGCCGGCGCGACGGGGCAGAAGTAGACATCGTGTTCATCGTGCCACGGCGGCCGGGGGCGGCTTCCTTCGGCGCGTCTTCGCCGCCTGCCACAGGATCCGCCTTAAGGTCGGCCGGGTGACCGCGATGACGCATGCGCCCGAGCTGTTCCGTGAAGCTGTCGCGGCGCTGCAGGCCGTCCGGCCCCGGCCGGAGATGACCGTGGAGACCGTGCGCGCCCCGCAGCGTCTCGCTCCCTGGGCACACGCGCTGAGCTGTGAGACCACCGGGCCCGCGGACGTGCTGGCCAGCGGCAGGCTCGTGCTGCTGCACGACCCCGAGGGCCAGGAGGCCTGGCACGGCGTGCTGCGGATGGTGGTCTACGTGCGGGCCGAGCTCGACCGGGAGCTCGCCACCGACCCGTTCCTGCCCGCCGTCGGCTGGTCCTGGCTGACCGACGCGCTGGAGCACTCGGGTGCGTCGTGGACCGCGCTGGGCGGTACCGTCACCGAGACCTCGTCCGCCCGCTTCGGCGACATCTCCGGGCCCGCCCGGAGTGACGACCTGGAGCTGCGGGCGTCCTGGACACCCGTCGACGGGCAGCTCGAACCGCACGGCGAGGCGTTCCTGCAGCTCATGTCGAGCGTGGCCGGCCTGCCCCCGGTGGGGGTCACCCTGTTCGGGCACCACCAGGGTTCCTGACCGGACGCCTCCGGGTGCGGCTGTCCCTCGTTCGGGAGAGCCGGCGGCGCCGTGCGCCTGTTCGAACGGTGGCCGAACGCGTTACTGCGAACTGATGAACCCTCTCCCCGGACGGGTAGAAGCCCGCTAGATTGGCGATCGAGCAGATGCACGGCCCGTATGCACGCGCATCTGGTGTCCTCCAAACTGTGATCTATCGTGTTCACTGCGCGAACCGTTAGCCACTCGGCGTGTATTAACCCGTTCGTGTTACAAGGACACCAGTTAGTAACTACTCGATCGGGAT
Proteins encoded in this region:
- a CDS encoding DUF3000 domain-containing protein; protein product: MTAMTHAPELFREAVAALQAVRPRPEMTVETVRAPQRLAPWAHALSCETTGPADVLASGRLVLLHDPEGQEAWHGVLRMVVYVRAELDRELATDPFLPAVGWSWLTDALEHSGASWTALGGTVTETSSARFGDISGPARSDDLELRASWTPVDGQLEPHGEAFLQLMSSVAGLPPVGVTLFGHHQGS
- the hemQ gene encoding hydrogen peroxide-dependent heme synthase; its protein translation is MARLNYNELNDTIRYTAWSVFRVEPGRLPDDRGAAASETTEYLDALEGKGVVVRGVYDVSGLRADADYLIWWHAQEPEQVQAAFTGFRRTPLGRVSTPVWSQFALHRPAEFNKSHVPAFLAGEEARKYICVYPFVRSYEWYLLPDEDRRRMLAEHGKMARDYPDVRANTVASFALGDYEWILAFEADELHRIVDLMRHLRGSETRRHVREEVPFYTGTRVPPAELIAALP
- a CDS encoding serine/threonine-protein kinase translates to MGVVWRAVDERLERAVAVKQILAQPGMSEAERSSMRQRAMREAKNAARFQHPNAIVVFDVAEQDGDPCLVMEYLPSKSLSAVIAEQGTLPLAQVARIGEQVAAAIVAAHRAGIVHRDIKPANILIDEHGTAKITDFGISRAAGDLTLTQTGLIGGTPAYLAPELARGSDPSPASDVFSLGATLYHALEGQPPYGNSTNQLALLYTAANGQVIPPHQSGKATALLMSLLRIEPDERPSMAEARDRLAALAAGEPEANAGTLVSPPLYNSGRQPAAMPMAEAPPASAERPPWQRTTAAVAAAPQRSPRTPTAAFIPPARPAGQGSSSPAAARRKGIVIGSVAAAVVVVGVVLFLVLNSGGSDGGTSAQSLPDGGVPSSAPSSAPSTPVNAAPLGQTQNTGGTPNYGQAGNMVKTYLDAAGSPSTWNLLTPGAQAAYGSQQAFQAYWAAHKIDSYKSILADAGPNADGSVDMYVTINGNRVHWRVVNTAEGMRIDADTRIG
- the hemE gene encoding uroporphyrinogen decarboxylase yields the protein MSTSAPSRRRPAQRDLSESPLLVAARGGRPSRIPVWFMRQAGRSLPEYRALREGVPMLKACFDPEMLAEITLQPVRRHGVDAAILFSDIVVPLSAAGVDIDIVPGTGPVVAAPIRTRQAVEALPVLDPAQVAAVAEGVGLLVGRLGETPLIGFAGAPFTLASYLIEGGPSRNYEHTKALMRSDPQLWHALAGRLADMALTFLRAQLDAGADAVQLFDSWAGALSLREYREFVLPHSAKVLGGLAEYDVPRIHFGVGTGELLTAMREAGADVVGVDWRIPLDEAVRRLTADGSPAPAVQGNLDPALLGASWPVLEAEVRRIVAEGRAAAGHIFNLGHGVLPGVDPDVLTRIVGLVHELAP
- a CDS encoding GNAT family N-acetyltransferase — encoded protein: MARRPASCSGCGVNLDAFRPQPELTGPNVILRQLDGSHLDDVLKTVRDPEVRRLTGTHARFTEPLLARWLESRPEQDGRADWAVTHREDGRFLGDLALNDIDADNESAAFRIALAPGAVGRGYGTEATRLVLEFAFETVGLHRVSLEVYDFNSRARRAYEKCGFVAEGVLRDALCWEGKRHHAVVMSVLAPQWRLR
- a CDS encoding TVP38/TMEM64 family protein; protein product: MPRRTKLIIALAVLAVLVAAAFVVPVPTPAQLRDWAAGAGPATAFLFLAAYSLLTVAPVPRTVFNLAAGLLLGTVAGVAVSITATAISGMLGFGLARLLGRDLVSRHLQRKAVRTVDERLADGGVLAVASLRLIPVVPFAPFGYCCGILSVRPLPYLAGTVLGSLPGTIAVVVLGDALTAGTPPALLACYLGFALVGALGMIKVVRGAAYGSRTKQPATLDPVRGEGVRARSDQEMQVVSEE
- the hemG gene encoding protoporphyrinogen oxidase, yielding MTHVAVVGGGISGVTAAYRLRAGLGDGATITVFESGESLGGKLRTVELAGQAYDVGAEAFLARRPEALALVEETGLGDRLTHPTKARSTIRAGGRQVAMPGGTMMGVPGSAEAVAGVLSEEGRRRVAAEPELPPVRLGDDVALGELLRGRFGDELVDRLVDPLLGGVYAGGADGLGLRATVPALASAIDKGAHSLTEAAASLIPTSTSGAPVFGTLTGGLGTLVDRLVELAKPDVRCNTLVRGLTRLPTGFRLELVDEAVDVDAVLLAVPAPAARRLLENVVPVAAAALNEVELASMAVVALALPPDAAVPDASGVLIGVREGLTAKAFTFSSRKWAHLNDGALLVRGSVGRFGEPGALRADDDELVRLVRADLAELTGVTAEPLDTYVMRWGGGLPQYGVGHLGVVARVERAVAEVPGLAIAGAALHGVGIPACIATATAAASRITSAPGSGREVPK
- the msrB gene encoding peptide-methionine (R)-S-oxide reductase MsrB; translation: MKPVTGTTPRVVKSEQEWRQELGPEEYAVLRQAATERPFTGEYTDTKTEGVYECRACGAELFSSDTKFESHCGWPSFFDPADSDAVLIREDRSMGMVRKEVLCASCHSHLGHVFEGEGYPTPTDQRYCINSISLRLTPAS